From the genome of Streptomyces sp. V2I9:
GACGGGGCGTGTCATGGGTGGTGATCCTTCGGGGCGGGCGAACGCGGGCAGGTACAGCGTACGTCGGAAGTAAGGGTTGGCTTACTACTCTCCACCCCACACCGTAAGCGATGGGCCCGCGGGCTGTTCGACCGGCCCGCCTGGAGTGCCCGGTCGGCCCGTTTTGTCGTGTTGATATGGGCGATTTGGCTTGTTTGGTCATTCTGTTTCATAACGTGCTTGGCGGGGCTTTCATGGCATTTGCTTGACTTCGGCTTCGCCGCCGATGTGAAGGAGTGGTGAGCGTCACGTGTGCGAAGGCGGACGAAGAAGCGGAGGCATCGGTTCCCTTTCGTGTGGGGAAAGTTGACGGTGCGACGGCACGGTCCGATCCGGGTATTCCGATATTCGATCATGCGGAGAAAAGGGAATCCGGAATGCGGGGCTTGTTCGTTCCGATGTTTCTCGCCTACGGTCACCGTCAATCCGGATGGAACGCCGAATCCTGCCGCCGTCCGGGAATCCGAAACCCACTCACGTACGGCAGGAGCGGGGGAACCAGGTAAGTCGCCGATCCGGAACCGGAACGGCTCGGGGTGAAGTCGCACGACCGTGCGGCCAGACATCTCCCGTCTGAACCCGACAGCTCACCTCGCAGGCGCCGGAGAGGAAAGCCCCATGCCCGCACAGGGTAAGCACCGTCGTTCCCCGTCCACCTCGCTGCGCCGCGGCCTCGCCGCCGTGACCACCGGCGGAGCCGTTCTCGCCCTCCCGGTGATCGGTGCCACCAGCGCCTTCGCCGCCCCCGCACCGTCCGCCCCGCAGGCTGCCGTGGCGCCCGCATCGGTGCCCGCGCAGGTGAATTCCGCCGTCCAGGCCGCGCCCGCCCAGCATTCCGTGAAGGCCGGCGAAACCCTTTCCAAGATCGCCCGCGAACATTCCGTGAGCGGCGGCTGGAAGAAGCTGTACGAAGGCAACCGGAAGATCATCGGTGGGAATCCCCACCTCATTCAGCCGGGAATCACGCTGACGCTCGGCGCCAAGCCCGCCACCGCTTCGGAGGGCAAGGCCGCCAAGGCTTCCCCGGCCGCCGAGCGTGGATCGGCGGACCGCGCCGACCGCTCGGAGCGTGCCGGCGCCGCCCCCGTGGCGAACGCCGCTCCGGCCGCGGAGAAGAAGGCCGTCACCTACACGAACGACCTGGACGGCTGGATCAGGGAGTCGCTCGCCATCATGGCCGAGCAGGGCATCCCCGGCACCTACGAGGGCATCCACCGCAACATCATGCGTGAGTCCTCGGGCAACCCGGCCGCGATCAACAACTGGGACTCCAACGCGGTCAGGGGCACCCCGTCCAAGGGGCTGCTCCAGGTCATCGACCCGACCTTCCAGGCGTACCACGTGCCCGGCACCTCGACCGACAGCTACGACCCGGTCGCCAACATCACGGCCGCGTGCAACTACGCCGCCGACCGGTACGGCTCGATCGACAACGTCTTCGGCGCCTACTGATCCTCCCGCACCACCGCCCGAGGGGCCCCGGACCGCACGGTCCGGGGCCCCTCGGCGTCGGGGATTCGTTCAGGGGCGGAGGGCACGTGCGGGATCGGTCGGTTCAGGCCGCCGCCACGCCCCGGAACAGCAGCAGCGCGAGATCCGCCACCGCCACGGCCACCGCGCCGCCCAGCGCGGCCTTGCGCCATCGCCGGCCGAGCACCGGGCTCACGACCGCCGTCGCCCCGGCCAGGAGCAGGGCCGCTCCGCCCCCGGCGGTCACCGGGCCCGGCGGACCGAACGTCAGCACAGCCGTGGCGGCGAGGAGCGGCAACGGCAGCAGCAGCCGGGTCGTTGCGGTGCCCAGCCGATGGGGGAGCCCGCTGATGCCGGCGGCCCGGTCCGCCGCGATGTCCGGCAGCGTGTCGGCCAGATGCGCGCCCAGGCCCAACAGGGCCCCGGCCGTCACCGTCCACCACCGGGGCCACGGTGCGCCGGGGAGGGAGAGCGCCACGGCGGCGGGGAGCGCGCCGAATCCGGTGACGTACGGCAGCCAGGACAGGGCGGTCGCTTTGAGCCGCACGTTGTAGAGCCAGGCGCCCCCGACCGCCGCGAGATGCACCGTACCGGCGAGGGTGCCGCACGCGAACGAGAGCGGCACGCACAGGGCGAGCGCGACGCCTGCTGCCGCCCACACCGCGCCGGGTCCGACCGTGCCGTCGGACGCGGGCTTCCCCCGGCGCCCGGCCCGCGCGTCCCGGCGGGCGTCGTACGCGTCGTTGCACCAGCCCACCGAGAGCTGACCGGTCAGCACCGCCGCCGTGACCAGCGCGGAACGGGGGCCGCCGAGGCCGGAGCCGAGCGCGAGGGCGCAGGCGAGCGCGGTCACCGCGAGCGCCGGCCCGGGGTGGCACGCCAGCGCGAGCGCCGTGCCCGGGAGCCGTCGGCTCGCCGCGGCTTCGTGGGCCACGGCCGTGCGTGCGGCGGCCGGTGCGCCCTCCGGCGCGGCGGGACCGGCCGGGCTCACCCTGTCCGTGGCGTCCATCGGGCGATCGTAGAAGCCCGTCGGCCCGTCAATGCGGCGACAGGGCGGGTCTTTTACGCTGATTCGTCACTTATTGTGCGCAGGATGGGGCATGCCCTCACCGAAGCAGGAGGCGGGATGACCCGCATCGCCGCGGTCCACGGAGCCCTGCCGCCCCACCGTCACACCCAGCGGGAGGTCACCGACATGGTGGCCCGTACCTGCCTGCCGCCCGGCGCCGACCGGCGTGTCCTGGACCGCCTCCACGCGAACGCGCGGGTCCGCACCCGGCACACCGTGCTGCCCCTGGACGCCTACCGCGACCTCGACGGGTTCGGCCCCGCCAACGACGTGTTCATCCGGTCCGCCGCCGACCTCGGCGCCCACGCCGTACGGGGGGCGCTGCGGGCGGCGGGGCTGCGGCCCACCGATGTGGACCTGCTGATGTTCACCTCCGTCACCGGCATCGCCGCCCCCTCGGTGGACTCCCGGCTGATGGCCCGCCTCGGCATGCGGTCCGACGTCAAACGGCTGCCCGTCTTCGGCCTCGGCTGCGTCGCCGGAGCGGCCGGGACGGCCCGGCTGCACGACTACCTGCTCGGCCACCCCGACGAGGTGGCCGTGCTGCTCTCGGTCGAACTGTGCTCCCTCACCTTCCAGCGCCACGACGCATCGCCCGCCAACCTGGTGGCGACCGCCCTGTTCGGCGACGGGGCGGCGGCGGTGGTCGCCCTCGGCGGCCGCCGGGCCGTCGCCGGGCCGGAGATCGTGGCCACCCGCAGCCGGATGTACCCGGACACCGAGCACGTCATGGGCTGGGACATCGGCTCGACCGGATTCCGCGTCGTCCTCGATCCGGCCGTGCCCGACGTCGTCCGCCGGTACCTCGCCGACGACGTACGGGAGTTCCTCGACGAACACGGTCTCAAACCGAAGGACGTGGCCCACTGGGTCTGCCATCCGGGCGGCCCCAAGGTGCTGGAGGCGGTGACGGAGGTGCTCGACCTGCGGGAGGGCGCGCTCGACGTCACCTGGAGGTCGCTGGCCGACATCGGGAACCTCTCCTCGTCCTCGGTGCTGCACGTCCTGCGGGACACCATCGAACAGCGCCGCCCGGAGCCGGGAACCCCCGGACTGCTGCTGGCCATGGGACCGGGATTCTGCTGCGAACTGGTGCTGCTGCGCTGGTAGTACGGCCGCCCGTCCGGTGCCGGTACGCCACCCCGCCACGGGTGTCGGCACGCCCGCCCGCCTCGGCCCGCCACCGGGCGGAAGCCACGGTTCCCCCCTCGCCGCCCACGCCCCCCGAACGGAAGCCCGTATGACCTGGTACACCCTCCTGGTGCTGGCCGTCGCCGCCGAACGCCTCGCCGAACTCGTCGTGGCCCGCCGCAACACCCGCTGGAGCCTGGCCCGAGGCGGCGTCGAATCGGGCCGCGGGCACTATCCGGCGATGGTCGCGCTGCACATGGCGCTGCTCGTCGGCTGCCTGGCGGAGGCCGGGTTCGCGGAACGCCCCTTCCCGCCCGTGCTCGGCTGGACGATGGCGGCCGTCGTCCTCCTCGCGCAAGTGCTGCGCTGGTGGTGCATCCGGACGCTCGGCCCCCGCTGGAACACCCGCGTCATCGTGGTCCCCGGCCTGCCGAAGGTCACCGGCGGCCCCTACCGGTGGCTGAGCCACCCGAACTACCTGGCCGTCGCCGCCGAGGGGACCGCGCTGCCGCTGGCCCACGGGGCGTGGGTGACCGCCCTCGTGTTCACCGTCCTGAACGCCGCGCTCCTGGCGGTACGGATCCGGTGCGAGGACGGAGCCCTCGGGCGCTTCCCGGCAGGGGAGGCACGGGCGTGATCGACGTCCTCGTCGCGGGCGGCGGCCCGGCCGGGCTGGCAGCGGCCGTCCGGGCCGCGTCGGCCGGCCTGGAGACCGTGGTGGTCGAGCCGCGCACCACCCCCCTCGACAAGGCGTGCGGGGAGGGCATCATGCCCGGCGGTGTCGCCGCCCTCCGCGACCTCGGTGTACGGGTCGGCGGCCGTGAG
Proteins encoded in this window:
- a CDS encoding UbiA family prenyltransferase; its protein translation is MDATDRVSPAGPAAPEGAPAAARTAVAHEAAASRRLPGTALALACHPGPALAVTALACALALGSGLGGPRSALVTAAVLTGQLSVGWCNDAYDARRDARAGRRGKPASDGTVGPGAVWAAAGVALALCVPLSFACGTLAGTVHLAAVGGAWLYNVRLKATALSWLPYVTGFGALPAAVALSLPGAPWPRWWTVTAGALLGLGAHLADTLPDIAADRAAGISGLPHRLGTATTRLLLPLPLLAATAVLTFGPPGPVTAGGGAALLLAGATAVVSPVLGRRWRKAALGGAVAVAVADLALLLFRGVAAA
- a CDS encoding type III polyketide synthase gives rise to the protein MTRIAAVHGALPPHRHTQREVTDMVARTCLPPGADRRVLDRLHANARVRTRHTVLPLDAYRDLDGFGPANDVFIRSAADLGAHAVRGALRAAGLRPTDVDLLMFTSVTGIAAPSVDSRLMARLGMRSDVKRLPVFGLGCVAGAAGTARLHDYLLGHPDEVAVLLSVELCSLTFQRHDASPANLVATALFGDGAAAVVALGGRRAVAGPEIVATRSRMYPDTEHVMGWDIGSTGFRVVLDPAVPDVVRRYLADDVREFLDEHGLKPKDVAHWVCHPGGPKVLEAVTEVLDLREGALDVTWRSLADIGNLSSSSVLHVLRDTIEQRRPEPGTPGLLLAMGPGFCCELVLLRW
- a CDS encoding LysM peptidoglycan-binding domain-containing protein — translated: MPAQGKHRRSPSTSLRRGLAAVTTGGAVLALPVIGATSAFAAPAPSAPQAAVAPASVPAQVNSAVQAAPAQHSVKAGETLSKIAREHSVSGGWKKLYEGNRKIIGGNPHLIQPGITLTLGAKPATASEGKAAKASPAAERGSADRADRSERAGAAPVANAAPAAEKKAVTYTNDLDGWIRESLAIMAEQGIPGTYEGIHRNIMRESSGNPAAINNWDSNAVRGTPSKGLLQVIDPTFQAYHVPGTSTDSYDPVANITAACNYAADRYGSIDNVFGAY
- a CDS encoding isoprenylcysteine carboxyl methyltransferase family protein, with translation MTWYTLLVLAVAAERLAELVVARRNTRWSLARGGVESGRGHYPAMVALHMALLVGCLAEAGFAERPFPPVLGWTMAAVVLLAQVLRWWCIRTLGPRWNTRVIVVPGLPKVTGGPYRWLSHPNYLAVAAEGTALPLAHGAWVTALVFTVLNAALLAVRIRCEDGALGRFPAGEARA